One genomic segment of Longimicrobium sp. includes these proteins:
- a CDS encoding ABC transporter ATP-binding protein, translating into MSGWRCDGVTFAYPESVRPAISELSLEIPAGACTAVLGPNGSGKSTLLRLLLGTLAPAAGRIHLADRALGAWSRDELARQVGVVPQGEEAVFPMTVREIVTMGRYPHLGPWRRAGDADRRAVDDAMRRCDVHTMAARDIGTLSGGERQRARVA; encoded by the coding sequence GTGAGCGGGTGGCGCTGCGACGGTGTGACGTTCGCGTACCCGGAATCCGTCCGGCCCGCGATCTCGGAGCTGTCGCTGGAGATCCCGGCTGGCGCGTGCACCGCCGTACTGGGGCCGAACGGGTCCGGCAAGTCCACGCTGCTCCGCCTGCTGCTGGGCACGCTGGCGCCCGCCGCGGGACGCATCCACCTGGCGGACCGTGCGCTCGGCGCGTGGAGCAGGGACGAGCTGGCGCGGCAGGTGGGCGTGGTGCCGCAGGGCGAGGAGGCGGTGTTCCCCATGACCGTCCGCGAGATCGTGACGATGGGACGCTACCCGCACCTGGGCCCCTGGCGCCGCGCAGGGGACGCGGACCGCCGCGCGGTGGATGATGCGATGCGGCGCTGCGACGTGCACACGATGGCGGCTCGCGACATCGGCACGCTTTCAGGCGGGGAGCGGCAGCGGGCCCGGGTGGC
- a CDS encoding iron ABC transporter permease, whose translation MKPVLRLALLAALCAGALLLSVRLGAVRLGVREVLDALRGAGDPTTVAIVQRLRVPRSLLAALVGGALAASGAVFQALLRNPLAEPYVLGVSGGAAVGAVAAIVFGVGASSAGVGLAAFAGAAIAIVVVLRMAASVGPTLDTRILLLSGVVAGAFFNACILLVLTFADTESFRSALFWMMGSFSGATWREIGLLAVLAGPALAVLFALARPLNLLAVGEETAQYLGVRTERVKLAAYGTASLLTASAVAVSGVIGFVGLVIPHIVRMTWGGDHRFLIPASVLLGATFLVLADSLARTVAAPTELPIGVVTAFVGVPFFLWILRRRGA comes from the coding sequence ATGAAGCCGGTGCTGCGACTGGCCCTGCTCGCCGCCCTCTGCGCCGGCGCCCTGCTGCTGAGCGTGCGGCTGGGCGCGGTGCGGCTGGGCGTGCGCGAGGTGCTGGACGCGCTGCGCGGCGCGGGCGACCCCACCACGGTGGCCATCGTCCAGCGGCTGCGGGTGCCGCGCTCGCTCCTGGCCGCGCTCGTGGGCGGCGCGCTGGCGGCGAGCGGCGCCGTCTTCCAGGCGCTGCTGCGGAATCCGCTCGCCGAGCCCTACGTCCTGGGCGTCTCAGGCGGCGCGGCGGTGGGTGCGGTGGCGGCGATCGTCTTCGGTGTCGGGGCGTCGAGCGCGGGGGTGGGACTGGCGGCGTTCGCGGGGGCGGCGATCGCCATCGTGGTAGTGCTGCGGATGGCGGCTTCCGTCGGGCCCACGCTCGACACGCGCATCCTCCTGCTCTCGGGCGTCGTCGCGGGCGCGTTCTTCAACGCGTGCATCCTGCTGGTGCTGACCTTTGCGGACACGGAGAGCTTTCGATCCGCACTCTTCTGGATGATGGGCAGCTTCAGCGGCGCCACGTGGCGGGAAATCGGTCTCCTCGCCGTGCTGGCCGGGCCGGCGCTGGCCGTGCTGTTCGCCCTGGCGCGGCCGCTGAACCTGCTGGCCGTGGGCGAAGAGACCGCGCAGTACCTGGGAGTACGGACGGAACGGGTGAAGCTGGCGGCCTACGGGACCGCGTCGCTGCTGACCGCATCCGCCGTGGCCGTGAGTGGCGTGATCGGATTCGTGGGGCTGGTGATTCCCCACATCGTACGGATGACGTGGGGCGGGGACCATCGCTTTCTGATCCCTGCCTCCGTCCTGCTCGGCGCCACCTTCCTGGTGCTGGCCGACTCGCTGGCCCGCACCGTCGCCGCGCCCACGGAGCTGCCCATCGGCGTGGTGACGGCGTTTGTGGGGGTGCCGTTCTTTCTGTGGATCCTGCGCAGGAGGGGCGCGTGA
- a CDS encoding helical backbone metal receptor: MILDSARRLCRTAAPALMAAAALVLPACGGDRQADPPPTTAVQAISAVDDAGDTVRLAAPARRIISLAPSATETLVAIGARGQLAGRTEYDVGLGVDALPSVGGGLDPSLEKILALRPDLVIGWNAAGANPVRDRLRELGIPFFAVRTTDTTDVFRTIDRLGVLSGRAREADSASAAVRGELDRLRASVAGRPARSTFIVVGDEPLMTAGPWTATIQLIEVAGGRTTFPDAKGQPQYVSMEELVRRQPEVILLPVSGDGAARIRELSTRPGWRELNAFRTGRVHALPVEQVYLMGPGIAQTARLFRDAIHPELAGR, translated from the coding sequence TTGATTCTGGACTCCGCGCGCAGGCTGTGCCGCACCGCCGCCCCGGCCCTGATGGCCGCGGCGGCGCTCGTGCTGCCCGCGTGCGGCGGCGACCGGCAGGCGGATCCGCCTCCTACGACGGCCGTCCAGGCGATCTCCGCCGTGGACGACGCGGGCGACACCGTCCGCCTCGCTGCCCCGGCGCGGCGGATCATCTCGCTGGCCCCCAGCGCGACGGAAACGCTCGTGGCCATCGGCGCGCGCGGGCAGCTGGCGGGGCGAACGGAGTACGACGTGGGACTGGGCGTGGATGCACTGCCGTCGGTCGGCGGCGGGCTGGACCCCAGCCTGGAGAAGATCCTCGCCCTGCGGCCGGACCTGGTGATCGGCTGGAACGCGGCGGGGGCCAACCCGGTGCGCGATCGGCTGCGCGAACTGGGCATCCCCTTCTTCGCCGTGCGGACGACGGACACAACGGACGTGTTCCGCACCATCGACCGGCTCGGCGTGCTGAGCGGAAGGGCGCGCGAGGCGGACTCGGCGTCGGCCGCCGTGCGTGGCGAGCTCGACCGACTGCGCGCCTCCGTGGCAGGCCGGCCTGCGCGGTCGACGTTCATCGTCGTTGGCGACGAGCCGCTGATGACCGCGGGGCCGTGGACCGCCACCATCCAGCTGATCGAGGTGGCCGGCGGGCGCACCACGTTCCCCGACGCGAAGGGGCAGCCGCAGTACGTGTCGATGGAAGAGCTGGTGCGCCGCCAGCCCGAGGTCATCCTCCTCCCCGTCAGCGGCGACGGGGCGGCGCGGATCCGCGAGCTGTCCACGCGGCCCGGTTGGCGCGAGCTGAACGCCTTCCGAACCGGGCGCGTGCATGCCCTGCCCGTGGAGCAGGTGTACCTCATGGGGCCGGGGATTGCCCAGACCGCCAGGCTGTTCCGCGACGCCATCCACCCCGAGCTGGCCGGCCGATGA